The proteins below come from a single Treponema phagedenis genomic window:
- a CDS encoding cupin domain-containing protein, translating into MVITKSEMTTRVQNELKGGKGEVRIIDYFKNDLVPNCKLFSEMTIPAGGSIGEHTHLNETEVYVIRSGSAIVTDNGKDLPAVAGDIVVTGHNQSHSIRNAGDTPLIITAVIVTE; encoded by the coding sequence ATGGTTATCACAAAATCTGAAATGACAACAAGAGTCCAAAATGAATTAAAAGGCGGCAAGGGCGAAGTGCGAATCATTGATTATTTTAAAAATGACTTGGTGCCAAATTGCAAATTATTTTCCGAAATGACCATCCCCGCAGGCGGAAGCATCGGCGAGCACACGCATCTGAATGAGACGGAAGTATATGTTATCCGCAGCGGCAGCGCAATCGTAACCGATAACGGAAAAGACCTCCCCGCCGTAGCCGGCGATATCGTGGTAACAGGACACAATCAAAGCCACAGCATCCGCAACGCCGGAGACACGCCCTTGATTATCACTGCGGTAATCGTGACGGAATAG
- a CDS encoding type III pantothenate kinase, giving the protein MHLVVDIGNSNIVIGLFEEERIENEPNCVKTWRLYTNILRTADEYTTIIRSLLRDDNIDISSVHFSLLSSVVPPLTLVFSQVLINLTGIKPAVLAHDVYDKLPIAIPETARYTIGTDIIANAVGAYTFYKKACIVIDFGTALTFTAVDSQGSIQGVAIAPGLQTAAKALVTQTAQLPSVPLEIPHSSLGKNTVHAIQSGIVLGYSSLVEGMIVRMKKELGTDCLVVATGGLSGVLENAENLFTKIDQKLTLKGLSYIAAILNEK; this is encoded by the coding sequence ATGCATTTAGTTGTAGATATTGGTAACTCTAATATTGTAATTGGTCTTTTTGAAGAAGAAAGAATCGAGAACGAGCCGAACTGTGTAAAAACCTGGCGCTTATATACGAATATTTTGCGTACCGCTGATGAGTACACAACGATTATTCGCAGCCTTTTACGCGATGATAATATTGATATTTCTTCGGTACATTTTTCTCTTCTTTCTTCTGTGGTACCGCCGCTTACGCTTGTCTTTTCTCAAGTGCTCATAAACCTTACCGGAATTAAACCGGCTGTTCTTGCCCACGATGTATATGACAAACTTCCCATCGCAATTCCTGAAACGGCACGCTATACCATCGGGACGGATATTATTGCAAATGCGGTCGGTGCCTATACATTTTATAAAAAAGCTTGCATCGTCATTGATTTCGGCACGGCTCTTACCTTTACCGCTGTTGATTCACAAGGAAGTATCCAAGGCGTTGCCATTGCACCCGGTTTACAAACTGCGGCAAAAGCACTGGTTACACAGACTGCACAGCTACCTTCGGTTCCTCTTGAAATTCCCCATTCAAGTTTGGGAAAAAATACCGTACACGCAATTCAGTCCGGAATTGTGCTCGGTTATTCTTCATTGGTGGAAGGTATGATTGTACGCATGAAAAAAGAACTTGGTACGGACTGCCTTGTTGTTGCGACAGGAGGGCTTTCCGGTGTGCTTGAAAATGCAGAAAACCTTTTTACTAAAATCGATCAAAAACTCACATTAAAAGGGCTTTCATATATTGCCGCAATTCTGAACGAAAAATAA
- a CDS encoding RluA family pseudouridine synthase yields MQNKRFVVSEAYNEPRRLDVFCGAQMNIPRSKLKAGLQSAAVNGKQAKLSTLVRPNDIVEIKWADPIPEVFIPEEIPLSILFENEDVIAVNKQQGLVTHPASGNWTGTLVQGLAYYRLHCSPIKDEFSEILQNTQSFQSCFRQGIVHRLDKDTSGVLITARNTRAEEFFKAQFKQHKTTKIYLAVVQGCPRTLKGKIETSIYRDPKHRTKFAASSDLSVGRYADTLYRVLKTFGKYSIVQFKLGTGRTHQIRLHAAFIGCPILGDPLYGKKDSRFSSSSLMLHAQHLKINLPDGNPIKITAPLPERFRSFLGEMKNDGGL; encoded by the coding sequence ATGCAGAATAAACGCTTTGTCGTTTCGGAAGCGTACAATGAGCCCCGCCGGCTCGATGTTTTTTGCGGCGCGCAAATGAATATACCGCGCTCAAAACTAAAGGCGGGTTTGCAATCGGCAGCGGTGAACGGGAAGCAGGCAAAGCTTTCCACGCTTGTACGCCCTAATGATATTGTAGAAATTAAATGGGCAGACCCTATCCCCGAGGTTTTTATCCCCGAAGAGATTCCGCTTTCCATTCTTTTTGAAAATGAGGATGTGATTGCGGTTAATAAGCAACAAGGTTTGGTAACGCACCCCGCATCGGGGAACTGGACGGGAACATTGGTGCAGGGGTTGGCGTATTACCGGCTGCATTGCTCGCCGATTAAAGATGAGTTTTCCGAAATCTTGCAGAACACGCAAAGTTTTCAGTCCTGCTTCCGGCAGGGAATTGTCCACCGTTTGGATAAGGACACTTCAGGCGTGCTTATTACCGCAAGGAACACGCGGGCGGAGGAGTTTTTTAAGGCTCAATTTAAACAGCACAAAACAACAAAAATATATCTTGCCGTAGTGCAAGGCTGTCCTCGAACACTTAAAGGAAAAATTGAAACTTCGATATATCGAGACCCGAAACACCGCACAAAGTTTGCCGCTTCTTCAGACCTTTCCGTCGGGCGGTATGCGGATACATTGTATAGGGTGCTAAAAACTTTCGGCAAATATTCGATTGTGCAATTCAAACTTGGCACCGGGCGCACACACCAAATTCGGCTGCATGCCGCCTTTATCGGCTGCCCGATTTTAGGAGATCCGCTCTACGGAAAAAAAGATTCCCGATTTTCTTCAAGCAGCTTAATGCTTCACGCGCAGCACTTAAAAATAAACCTGCCTGACGGAAATCCGATAAAAATTACCGCCCCGTTGCCCGAGAGGTTTCGCTCATTTTTAGGGGAAATGAAAAACGATGGCGGGCTTTAA
- a CDS encoding ATP synthase subunit K (produces ATP from ADP in the presence of a proton gradient across the membrane; the K subunit is a nonenzymatic component which binds the dimeric form by interacting with the G and E subunits), with amino-acid sequence MNFGLFGAAAALGISAIGSAIGLAIAGQGTIGAWKRCYMSNKPAPFILVAFAGAPLTQTIYGYLLMDRMLNSQKDAWFLLGLGLVCGLAIAISAVAQGKASASGSDALAETGKGFAQYITIVGLCETVALFVMVFGLIKC; translated from the coding sequence ATGAATTTTGGTTTATTTGGTGCGGCGGCCGCACTCGGGATTTCAGCCATCGGATCTGCAATCGGACTCGCTATTGCGGGGCAAGGAACAATCGGCGCGTGGAAACGCTGTTACATGAGTAACAAACCAGCACCTTTTATACTGGTCGCTTTTGCCGGAGCTCCTTTAACGCAGACAATTTACGGTTATCTGTTGATGGATCGAATGCTTAATTCTCAAAAAGATGCATGGTTCTTATTAGGTCTCGGACTTGTCTGCGGACTTGCTATTGCCATATCAGCGGTAGCACAGGGAAAAGCATCCGCCTCAGGCTCCGATGCCCTTGCCGAAACGGGAAAAGGATTTGCGCAATATATTACAATTGTCGGTCTTTGCGAAACTGTTGCTCTGTTTGTTATGGTATTCGGCTTAATCAAGTGCTGA
- a CDS encoding ComEC/Rec2 family competence protein yields the protein MRKETNAPIVIIAGTLCCLFYGFYAIGFSISGTLFTILSIALLFLIVFWVLFFKKRANVLMRNGVYIAIGCVFALFAYRFLLVLEAPPATLAQLSKVTMIEAELSGDPLPAGQRYYRMPVKLLRCSYADGSSFFARGSCMLFMPAAAVKEQYAGGISLLKGEVFSEYYAKGLRLFVKGGFTDDEKAFFAKPVQPKFSAWNSKHEKVRARLRFYLMYLLYEWGEAGGLLLALLAADKTFLTPDFAESFKNAGLAHVLALSGMHVSIVSLAAIRFGNIFGRKRIAIRVSLLSVLFFVWFAGTSPSLSRALGMMLFMVLGKRFGFQPKIFSILSAMITVHIVFFPQDALELGFMLSYGALAGILLFGEALITIVKKQIPAAIAGAFAASIGAQAFTAPIVIGFIGKIAFIGVLASCVISPIVSVFLIFGIAAIGICLLLPIASPIFSFVLNGMYHCIFFLARSFAQFPLLEAETISETVFYAIIPFAAGVSCMYIAKKITIKRNSYELT from the coding sequence ATGAGAAAAGAAACCAACGCTCCGATTGTGATAATTGCGGGAACCTTGTGCTGCCTTTTTTATGGCTTTTATGCAATCGGATTTTCAATTTCGGGAACGCTTTTTACGATACTGAGCATTGCGCTGCTTTTTCTTATAGTTTTTTGGGTACTTTTTTTTAAAAAGAGAGCAAATGTGCTGATGAGAAACGGTGTGTATATAGCAATCGGCTGTGTTTTTGCCCTGTTTGCATACCGGTTTTTGCTTGTGTTGGAAGCGCCGCCCGCCACACTTGCGCAGCTTTCAAAGGTAACGATGATAGAAGCAGAACTTTCAGGCGATCCGCTTCCGGCGGGGCAACGCTATTACCGTATGCCGGTAAAACTTTTACGGTGCAGTTATGCGGACGGCTCCTCTTTTTTCGCACGGGGAAGCTGTATGCTTTTTATGCCGGCTGCTGCTGTAAAAGAACAGTATGCGGGCGGAATCAGTTTGCTCAAAGGCGAAGTTTTTTCCGAATACTATGCAAAGGGATTGCGGCTTTTTGTGAAAGGCGGATTTACCGACGACGAAAAAGCTTTTTTTGCCAAGCCGGTGCAGCCAAAGTTTTCCGCATGGAATTCAAAACACGAAAAGGTTCGGGCTCGCTTACGGTTTTATCTTATGTATCTTTTATACGAGTGGGGAGAAGCGGGCGGGCTTTTGCTGGCATTGCTTGCGGCGGATAAAACCTTTTTAACGCCGGACTTTGCGGAAAGTTTTAAAAACGCGGGGCTTGCCCATGTGCTGGCACTTTCGGGAATGCATGTGTCGATTGTCAGCCTTGCCGCAATTCGATTCGGGAATATCTTCGGACGCAAGCGAATTGCAATACGGGTTTCACTGCTTTCGGTTTTGTTCTTTGTCTGGTTTGCCGGCACGTCGCCGTCGTTAAGCAGAGCCTTGGGAATGATGCTGTTTATGGTGTTGGGAAAACGTTTCGGGTTTCAGCCGAAAATCTTTTCGATTTTATCCGCAATGATAACGGTGCATATTGTGTTTTTCCCGCAAGATGCCTTAGAACTTGGCTTTATGCTTTCGTACGGAGCCCTCGCCGGTATTCTTTTGTTTGGCGAAGCGCTTATCACAATAGTAAAAAAGCAAATCCCCGCGGCAATCGCCGGAGCCTTTGCAGCTTCTATCGGTGCGCAGGCTTTTACGGCGCCCATAGTCATAGGTTTTATCGGAAAAATCGCTTTTATCGGCGTTCTTGCCTCTTGCGTTATAAGCCCGATTGTTTCGGTTTTTCTTATTTTCGGAATAGCGGCGATTGGCATCTGTTTATTGCTGCCGATTGCCTCGCCGATTTTTTCCTTTGTGCTGAACGGCATGTATCACTGCATTTTTTTTCTGGCACGGAGTTTTGCTCAATTTCCTCTTTTAGAGGCTGAAACTATTTCAGAAACGGTTTTTTATGCTATAATACCTTTTGCGGCAGGCGTATCTTGCATGTATATTGCAAAAAAAATCACCATTAAAAGGAATAGCTATGAACTTACCTGA
- a CDS encoding YbaN family protein, with protein sequence MKIVKIVWIIVGFLFLGIGIIGIFLPILPTTPFLLITLFCFTKGSTRVHNWFIQTKIYKNHLKRFNENRAMTLKAKVSILAFASTMLLIGFYFSKNLYARIIIILLMVIKYYYFIFRIKTIRPAANPDSSTQKKESPNEAV encoded by the coding sequence ATGAAAATCGTTAAAATAGTATGGATAATCGTAGGCTTTTTGTTTTTAGGGATTGGGATTATAGGGATTTTTTTGCCCATCCTACCTACAACGCCTTTTTTACTTATAACTCTTTTTTGTTTTACTAAAGGCTCAACACGTGTTCATAACTGGTTTATACAAACAAAAATTTATAAAAACCACTTAAAACGATTTAATGAAAACCGCGCAATGACTTTAAAAGCAAAAGTATCTATTTTAGCTTTTGCATCAACCATGCTTTTAATCGGGTTTTATTTTTCAAAAAATCTTTATGCGCGCATAATAATCATTTTACTTATGGTAATAAAATATTACTATTTTATATTCAGGATAAAAACAATTCGGCCTGCAGCAAATCCCGATTCTTCCACTCAAAAAAAAGAGTCTCCGAATGAAGCGGTTTAA
- a CDS encoding bifunctional folylpolyglutamate synthase/dihydrofolate synthase, translating to MKFSTEEFCRWLDGFANFEQVPKPDRFTLEGIRNLAEMFDNPQNTYKSIHLAGSKGKGSTSTMIASILDVAGFQTGLYTSPHVCDFRERVSRAGVFFSDAEYAEAYARIHEKITAKQNKDSDFAPTWFELVTLLAFELFKECGCNWAVFETGMGGRLDATNIIQPEACVLMPIELEHCKFLGDTLAKIAAEKAGIIKEGCPVFCFDQQEEALQVFKTVAEQKHAPFFYLPELITKTESSIAHFERKVCIHFNAATKPGSLFARPLSVNLKLLDEFQIKNAALAAAAVKYLLPELSEEIIEKGLAQATLPARFEVVQKEPLIVVDGAHTKNSIAGTLATFLSIAPEKFILLFACAEDKSSEEFAPLFLNHAAEIFLTIPGVFKKSNFERTRKAFLNTFQNEPSCPIHADENFSLIIRQAFEKSKTEKRPLLVIGSFYLAGEVKRALPQLAQKD from the coding sequence ATGAAATTTTCAACCGAAGAGTTTTGCCGATGGCTTGACGGCTTTGCCAATTTTGAGCAGGTGCCGAAGCCGGATAGGTTTACTTTAGAAGGAATTAGAAATCTTGCGGAAATGTTTGACAATCCGCAAAATACCTATAAATCGATTCATCTTGCCGGATCGAAGGGGAAGGGCTCAACCTCAACAATGATTGCCTCGATTCTTGATGTGGCGGGTTTTCAAACAGGGTTGTATACGTCGCCGCATGTTTGCGATTTTCGGGAGCGGGTTTCCCGTGCCGGCGTTTTTTTTAGCGATGCGGAATATGCGGAAGCCTATGCGCGAATACATGAAAAAATAACCGCAAAGCAAAACAAAGATTCCGATTTTGCGCCGACTTGGTTTGAGCTTGTTACCTTGCTTGCCTTTGAACTTTTTAAGGAGTGCGGCTGCAATTGGGCAGTGTTTGAAACCGGCATGGGCGGACGGCTTGATGCCACCAACATTATTCAGCCGGAAGCCTGTGTGCTTATGCCGATAGAGCTGGAGCATTGCAAATTCCTTGGCGATACGCTTGCAAAAATTGCCGCTGAAAAGGCGGGCATTATTAAAGAAGGCTGTCCGGTTTTTTGTTTTGACCAGCAGGAAGAAGCTTTGCAGGTTTTTAAAACGGTTGCGGAACAAAAACATGCGCCCTTCTTTTATCTGCCGGAGCTGATTACAAAAACCGAAAGCAGCATCGCTCATTTTGAGCGAAAGGTTTGCATTCATTTTAATGCGGCAACAAAACCGGGGAGTTTGTTTGCGCGCCCGCTTTCGGTTAACCTAAAACTTTTAGATGAGTTTCAGATAAAAAACGCCGCGCTTGCCGCCGCAGCTGTCAAGTATCTTTTGCCGGAACTCAGCGAGGAGATAATCGAAAAAGGTTTGGCTCAAGCAACGCTTCCCGCACGTTTTGAGGTAGTGCAAAAAGAGCCGCTTATTGTTGTGGACGGCGCTCACACAAAAAACAGTATTGCCGGCACGCTTGCAACGTTCTTAAGTATTGCGCCTGAAAAATTTATCCTGCTTTTTGCCTGCGCCGAAGATAAATCAAGTGAAGAATTTGCGCCTCTCTTTTTAAATCACGCTGCGGAAATCTTTCTCACTATTCCGGGTGTGTTTAAAAAATCGAATTTTGAGCGAACGAGGAAAGCTTTTTTGAATACTTTTCAAAATGAGCCAAGCTGTCCGATACATGCAGATGAAAACTTTTCGCTGATTATTCGCCAAGCCTTTGAGAAGAGTAAAACTGAAAAACGTCCGCTGCTTGTTATAGGCTCATTTTATCTGGCGGGGGAAGTAAAACGCGCACTTCCTCAGCTTGCACAGAAGGATTAG
- a CDS encoding pseudouridine synthase: protein MAGFNHRLPEPQLIKESEDFAVLYKPSGMPTAPLRSDEKNTLIAWFIKREPAAAAVIGKKEIEKGLIHRLDTATSGLVLIAKNQNSFDILQKAQQNGKIRKTYTAFCSPQLNSPKVKITLPFVVKSRFRNFGPGARKVAPIFEGGKNFTRNAKLYTTTLTEILEQGQTAMITCTLSLGYRHQVRAHLAWIGFPIIGDALYNPAYEKAYAQAIINAHTYPLQLFATELSFPNPSVQAEEVRVLLPPPDKMSL from the coding sequence ATGGCGGGCTTTAATCATCGGCTGCCCGAGCCGCAGCTTATAAAAGAGAGTGAAGATTTTGCGGTTTTGTATAAACCTTCGGGAATGCCCACCGCCCCGTTACGCAGCGATGAGAAAAACACGCTCATTGCATGGTTTATAAAAAGGGAGCCCGCAGCTGCCGCCGTCATCGGAAAAAAAGAGATTGAAAAAGGGCTTATCCATCGGCTCGATACTGCCACAAGCGGGCTGGTGCTTATTGCAAAAAATCAGAACAGTTTTGATATTTTGCAAAAAGCACAACAAAACGGGAAAATCAGAAAAACCTATACCGCCTTTTGCAGCCCGCAATTAAACTCACCGAAAGTAAAAATTACGCTTCCCTTTGTTGTCAAAAGCCGGTTTAGAAACTTCGGCCCGGGTGCGCGAAAGGTTGCGCCGATTTTTGAGGGCGGCAAAAATTTTACCCGAAATGCCAAATTGTACACCACAACCCTAACCGAGATTCTGGAGCAAGGGCAAACCGCAATGATTACCTGCACACTCAGCTTAGGATATCGGCATCAGGTGCGCGCTCATCTGGCGTGGATCGGCTTTCCGATTATCGGAGATGCGCTTTACAATCCTGCGTATGAAAAAGCCTATGCGCAAGCCATAATCAACGCGCATACATATCCGCTCCAGTTGTTTGCGACAGAGCTTTCTTTTCCTAATCCTTCTGTGCAAGCTGAGGAAGTGCGCGTTTTACTTCCCCCGCCAGATAAAATGAGCCTATAA
- the rsmA gene encoding 16S rRNA (adenine(1518)-N(6)/adenine(1519)-N(6))-dimethyltransferase RsmA, with amino-acid sequence MNLPDYNSPSALASFLKERDLGMRKKFGQNFLIDENMRKFLIDSLELQGGERIWEIGPGLGAMTFLLLEKNVHTTAFEIDSGFSDFLRKAYGENPLFTLIEGDALKTWKAAFEKEKPDCFFGNLPYNIAAKLIADTIEAEAIFDKLLVTVQKEVGDRMRAQPNSPDYSSFSVLCNRYYDVTALRTIPSACFWPRPNVVSQALLLTKKTDLIDCKDNKLFFQLLRAFFSSRRKTLKNNFLAWQKSNPRYAAVDADTFFKKAEIDSSARAETLQVYDFLKLCDILTSLL; translated from the coding sequence ATGAACTTACCTGATTATAATTCTCCTTCCGCCCTTGCCTCCTTTTTAAAAGAGAGAGACTTGGGAATGCGGAAAAAATTCGGACAGAATTTTTTAATCGATGAGAACATGCGAAAGTTTCTCATCGATTCGCTTGAATTACAGGGAGGAGAGCGAATTTGGGAAATCGGTCCGGGGCTCGGAGCGATGACCTTTTTATTGCTGGAAAAAAACGTACATACAACCGCATTTGAAATTGATTCCGGATTTTCCGATTTTCTTCGAAAAGCCTACGGCGAAAATCCTCTGTTTACATTGATAGAAGGAGATGCGCTGAAAACATGGAAGGCGGCATTTGAAAAAGAAAAACCCGACTGCTTTTTCGGAAATCTTCCATATAATATTGCGGCAAAATTGATTGCGGACACCATCGAAGCCGAAGCAATTTTTGATAAACTGCTTGTAACCGTGCAAAAAGAAGTAGGAGACAGAATGCGGGCGCAGCCGAACTCGCCGGATTATTCTTCGTTTTCAGTACTTTGTAATCGATACTATGATGTTACCGCCTTGCGAACCATTCCTTCCGCTTGTTTTTGGCCCCGCCCGAATGTGGTATCTCAAGCGCTTCTTTTAACAAAAAAAACGGATTTAATTGATTGCAAAGATAACAAGCTTTTTTTTCAATTGCTGCGGGCGTTTTTTTCCTCCCGAAGAAAAACCCTTAAAAATAACTTTCTTGCGTGGCAAAAAAGCAATCCCCGGTATGCGGCGGTTGATGCGGATACATTTTTTAAAAAAGCGGAAATAGATTCTTCCGCCCGTGCTGAAACCTTACAGGTCTATGATTTTTTAAAACTTTGCGATATACTCACTTCATTATTATGA